The DNA region ATACGGACTTCGTTCAGAGAAAGCAAAAAATCTTTTCGAGATGTATGTGAAATCGCGCAGTGAAGGTTTTGGCGAAGAAGTAAAGCGCCGCATTATGATTGGCACGTATGTTCTTTCCGCCGGTTATTATGATGCATATTATCGCAAAGCGCAAAAAGTCCGACGATTGATTTATAACGATTTCATCAACGCATACAAAGAAGTTGATATCATCGTTTCTCCCGCAACGCCAACGACCGCTTTTAAAATCGGAGAAAAAACTTCTGACCCTGTACAAATGTATTTAGAAGATGTGTACACGGTTTCTGCAAATCTCGCCGGGATTCCCGCAATAACAGTTCGCGCAGGAAAATCACAAAATGGTTTGCCGATTGGATTTCAACTTTACGGAAAACATTTCGATGAAGCGACGATATTGAAAGTTGCGGATTGTTTGGAGAAAAATTAATGGACAGAGAAACGTATTATTATCATTACTCAGGATTTCTTGAAGATATTATCTGCCGACTTTCTGGAAGCGTAAGAAAAATCTCAGACGAAGAACTACATTCATTCGCGAAACTTCCACCGGAAGAGAAACTACAATTACTATGTGATGCACAAACATTTGTCTCAGAAAATGTTCCGTTTGAAATTATAGATAAAGTTTTTCTACATAGCGGAAAATCTTAGTCACGAAATGAAACAAAAAAGAAAAAACATTTCTCGCAGAAAAACCTTCATCGGTATGAAACCGTTGGAAAGTTACAACGACATCAAACGCGAAGAACTGGAAGATTTGAAAAAGATGACGATGAAAGAAGCAATTGCACAAACTGAAATTCTCCTTCGAGCGACAAAATGGATGAAATAATTCGGCAAATGCAGTTGTGCCTTGATGAACTCAAAATTTCTTACGTTGTCATTGGAGTAATCGCTGCATCAATTCTTGGAAGACCACGAATGACAATGGATTCGGACATTGTTCTATTACTCGAACAAAACCAAACAGAACAATTTATCGCTTGTGCATCAGCAAAGGGATTTTCCGTTACGCAATCTTCAAAACCAAAAATTATTTCTCGACTCAATCGCGGACTTTCTGTAAAACTGCGTTACACAAAACGATATTCGGTTGATGTTCGCATTGCATCATACAGTATTGATTTTCAGTCAATCAAAAAAGCAAAACGGCACATGTTGTTTGACGTTCAATTACCGATTGTGCAACCAGAAGAACTCATCGTATATAAACTTGCGCGCTTCGATGGAATAGACGAATCTGATATTCAAGCAGTAATGCAACGACAAAAAAAGAAATTGAATATCGAAACAATTATTTCTTCAACACAAAAACTATCCGAAGAAACAGGCAACGAAAAAATTTTAGAAAACCTTTCTACATTCTTGAAATGGTTTAAATCTTGAAACACAATTTTTTGCCGAAGGCATCCCTTCGGGACATTTTACATTTGTAACTTTTAACTGAACCTATGTCAATTTTAGTCAACAAAAAAACTCGGCTCGTCGTGCAGGGAATTACCGGCGGCGAAGGAACATTTCACACATCGCAAATGCTCGCGTATGGAACAAACGTTGTTGCCGGCGTAACTCCCGGCAAAGGCGGTTCGCAATACAAAGGCAACGAAAAAGATATGTTTGAAAAAGCAGTTCCGATTTTCAATACCGTTGCCGATGCAGTAAATAACGTAGGCGCGGATACATCGGTGATTTTTGTCCCTGCGCAATTTGCTGCCGATGCAATTATGGAATCAGCCGCCGCGGGAATCAAACTCGTTGTGTGCATCACGGAAGGAATTCCCACGCGCGATATGGTTCGTGTGTATGATTACACGCAAAAAGTCGGTACGCGTTTTATCGGTCCGAATTGTCCCGGAATTATTACGCCGGGAGAATGTAAAGTCGGAATTATGCCGGGATTTATTCACAAGCCGGGACGCGTGGGATTGATTTCGCGGAGTGGAACGCTCACGTATGAAGCCGTGCATCAACTCACCACGCGCGGCATCGGACAATCAACGTGCATCGGTATTGGCGGCGACCCGATTATCGGAACGCGATTTCTCGATGCGATAAAACTGTTCAACGAAGACGACAAAACCGATGCGATTGTAATGATTGGTGAAATCGGCGGAAGCGCGGAAGAAGAAGCGGCGGCGTTTATCAAAAAGAATGTGAAGAAACCTGTTGTCGGATTTATTGCGGGACAAACCGCTCCTCCCGGACGAAGAATGGGACACGCAGGCGCAATTATTTCCGGTGGAAAAGGAACTGCGGCAGAAAAATTCAAAGCGATGCGCGAAGCAGGAATTCACGTTGTCGAAAGTCCTGCAATGCTTGGCGAAATGATGGAGAAAGTGC from Ignavibacteria bacterium includes:
- the sucD gene encoding succinate--CoA ligase subunit alpha translates to MSILVNKKTRLVVQGITGGEGTFHTSQMLAYGTNVVAGVTPGKGGSQYKGNEKDMFEKAVPIFNTVADAVNNVGADTSVIFVPAQFAADAIMESAAAGIKLVVCITEGIPTRDMVRVYDYTQKVGTRFIGPNCPGIITPGECKVGIMPGFIHKPGRVGLISRSGTLTYEAVHQLTTRGIGQSTCIGIGGDPIIGTRFLDAIKLFNEDDKTDAIVMIGEIGGSAEEEAAAFIKKNVKKPVVGFIAGQTAPPGRRMGHAGAIISGGKGTAAEKFKAMREAGIHVVESPAMLGEMMEKVLGKKSVSTKVSGVKKSVEKKVAPTKRVTSKIKK